The genomic region TACTCGACCATTGGGGAGATCCAACTGACGCAAAGTAATTACTATACGCATGAAACAGATAAACAATACATGTCAGTTTCATTATTCAAAGACTTTCTTAAATGTGAAGCCTGTGCATTAGCAAAATTGAATGATGAGTGGCAACCAAAAGAAGATAAAACCGCTTTGTTAGTTGGAAACTATATTCACTCATATTTTGAGAGTGAAGAAAGTCATCAAAAATTTATTGATGAAAATAAAGGCACTATGATGTCAAGCAGAGGAGCATCCAAAGGCAAACTTAAAGCTCCATATAAAATCGCTGATGAAATGATTGAATCGTTGGAAAATGAAAAATTATTTGAATCATTTTATAAACCAGGCGAAAAAGAAGTTATCGTAACTGGAAAAATTGGTGGTTATCCGTGGAAAGGAAAAATTGATAGTTTGCGAAAAGTACAAGGCTTTTTCTGTGATTTAAAAACAACGCGTGATATTCATCAAAAAATTTGGAATGAAGATACACGACAAAAAGAAAATTTCATTAAAGCATACGGTTATTATTACCAAATGGCTGTATATACTGAATTAATCAGACAAACGTTCAATATTGATTGTCAACCATTTATCTTTGCGGTATCAAAGCAAACTCCGCCAGATAAAGTGGCAATCCAATTTAATTCAGATAAAGCTAGAGAATTAATGGATGAGGCGATGCAAAATATCATTGAAAAACAACCACACATTTGGAATGTAATCAAAGGTCAAGAAAAGCCTGAACGATGTGAGCAATGCGAATATTGCAGAGCAACAAAGCATCTGATGGAATTAGTACAAGCTGATGAAATATAGGAGGAATTGAAATGAATAAAGAAAAGATTGTAGAAGAATTAAACA from Ligilactobacillus cholophilus harbors:
- a CDS encoding PD-(D/E)XK nuclease-like domain-containing protein; this translates as MNKENYSTIGEIQLTQSNYYTHETDKQYMSVSLFKDFLKCEACALAKLNDEWQPKEDKTALLVGNYIHSYFESEESHQKFIDENKGTMMSSRGASKGKLKAPYKIADEMIESLENEKLFESFYKPGEKEVIVTGKIGGYPWKGKIDSLRKVQGFFCDLKTTRDIHQKIWNEDTRQKENFIKAYGYYYQMAVYTELIRQTFNIDCQPFIFAVSKQTPPDKVAIQFNSDKARELMDEAMQNIIEKQPHIWNVIKGQEKPERCEQCEYCRATKHLMELVQADEI